In Actinomycetota bacterium, a single genomic region encodes these proteins:
- the mshD gene encoding mycothiol synthase, which translates to MSRLADAEVHAVGLLVEQVTESDAERPLSEEATLQLRRGATARHVLVWHDTADRERLVGYGQVGTGPGAAAELAVHPQHRRRGLGRALLRLLESEAAPDPLSVWAHGNLPAAAQLAQRLGCVPARTLLRLRRSLPSPLPAPRWPAGITVRTFRLGQDEPAWLEVNRRAFTALPDQGGWGRDELDARLREPWFDPSGFFLAYDDAGRLAGFHWTKIHPADAGEAGFGEVYVIGVDPDYGGLGLGRALTLAGLAYLRDRGLAVVTLYVDAGNTGALALYRGLGFSLLGTDVQYVAAPDSAD; encoded by the coding sequence CTGAGCCGGCTGGCTGACGCCGAGGTCCACGCGGTCGGCCTGCTGGTCGAGCAGGTCACCGAATCCGACGCGGAACGCCCGCTGTCCGAAGAAGCCACGCTGCAACTTCGCCGCGGCGCCACCGCCCGCCATGTCCTGGTCTGGCACGACACCGCCGACCGGGAACGGCTCGTGGGCTACGGCCAGGTGGGCACCGGACCCGGCGCCGCGGCGGAACTCGCGGTCCATCCGCAGCACCGGCGCCGAGGTCTCGGCCGGGCCCTGCTGCGGTTGCTGGAATCCGAAGCCGCCCCGGATCCGCTGTCGGTGTGGGCTCACGGCAACCTGCCGGCCGCCGCCCAGCTGGCACAGCGGCTGGGCTGTGTCCCGGCGCGCACGCTGCTGCGGCTTCGCCGGTCCCTGCCGTCGCCGCTTCCCGCGCCGCGCTGGCCGGCGGGCATCACGGTCCGGACCTTCCGCCTGGGGCAGGACGAACCTGCCTGGCTCGAGGTCAACCGGCGCGCCTTCACCGCCCTGCCCGACCAGGGCGGCTGGGGCCGCGACGAGCTCGACGCCCGGCTGAGGGAGCCGTGGTTCGACCCGAGCGGGTTCTTCCTGGCCTACGACGATGCCGGCCGCCTCGCCGGATTCCACTGGACGAAGATCCACCCGGCCGACGCCGGCGAGGCCGGGTTCGGCGAGGTGTACGTCATCGGCGTGGACCCCGACTACGGCGGCCTGGGCCTCGGCCGAGCGCTGACGCTGGCGGGGCTGGCGTACCTGCGCGACCGGGGGCTTGCGGTGGTGACGCTGTACGTCGACGCCGGCAATACCGGCGCGCTGGCGCTGTACCGGGGGCTCGGGTTCAGCCTGCTGGGCACCGACGTGCAGTACGTCGCGGCACCGGATTCGGCCGACTGA